Part of the Candidatus Poribacteria bacterium genome is shown below.
AGATTAAACTTGCTAAAGCAATCTGTATACCAAGTATGAATACTTGGGTTTTAGACCTAAAGGTTTTTTTGATAAATTCAATCTGATCATCGGGCAAATCACGAACATCAAGCATATCCATCATAAAATCCTCTATTTCAGTTTCCTGTCACGATTTGGAATTACACCCCTTACCGGATGTTTATGGAGTAGGAGGGAATTCCAATTCCCAACTTGCTTATTATTATATTTTAACTTTTCCTAGATGTCAATGTTCAATGGTGTTATGACGGTGTCCTACGGAAAAAGTTTGCGCCAAAGCGCATCACCCAATCCCTAACCGCTCACAAACCTCATCCAATTCCCGCTGACCCATGTCGTCAAGTGGAGCAGGTTGCGGAGAGCGCCAACGTGGGGATTTAATGATGCCTTTGCGGTAGAGAACTTCCTTGTGGACAAGCCCTCCCACACGCAGAATCGGGGCAATTTCGCGTTCCCAGACTTTACGGGCTGCGGTTTCGTCGCCAGATTGCCAGCGGTCCCAGACTTGGACAAAAGCGTGTGGCAGACTGGGCCACGGCATCGTGCCTTGTGAACCACGGCGCAGTTCTTCGATAAGGAAAGACCCACTCGCGCCGCCAAAGACTGTGACCAGATCGCCTCCATGCTGAATCGCCTCGTAGACCTTCTGCGCCGGCGGTGCATTCTCGACTTTGGCATAGCGCACCCGCTTGCACTCTTCCGCAATCTGTCGTAGCAGCGCCCCACCGAGCGACGTACCTGCCTCCTGAACGAAGATCGGGACACCGACAGCATCGGATAACGCCTTGAAGTGCGCCTTTTTCTCGTCCACCGGAACGTCTGCTGCGGGCGGCGTGCACATCACCGCCGTTACGCCGAGATCTTCGGTCTGCTGGCTATACTGCACCGTAGCAACAGTTGATACCGCGCCGGTGTTCACAACGACGGGCACCCTACCGCGCGTCTGATCCACCACCACTTTGGCAATCTGCAACCGTTCGGCTTCGGTGAGTTTCATAATCTCTGTAGCAAACGCTATCACCACACCGTGGACGCCGGCGGTGATATTATACTCGACGACACTTCTCAAACTGTCTTCATCAATACGATCCTGTTCATCAAAGGGTGTAATCAGGACTGGGAACATACCACGCATAGGTTGTTGGGACATTCATGTCCTCCTTAATTTTTGGTATCTGTTTCGATCAGAAATAGAAATTCTCTATTTGGCATATCAGCATTTCGCACCCAATGGTAGGTTGATTGCATCTCCGCCATTACGTTCCGCTTATAGTCTATTTCAACGACTTCAACCAGAGAGCCGTTATCCCGAAGCATCTCATTGAGTTCACCGGCAGTTGCACGTCCTTCTGAACTGTAAGAGAGGATAATCCACCGTGCGCGCGTGTTCTGAATTAACTGCTCAATCGCTTCAACCGCGATGAAGCGTCCTGTAGAATCGTTTCTTCGGAACTCCTCAAACACAGACGAAGCCAAGGTGTCCGACGTATCCTTTCGCCGCAACGCCTTACCAAACAACTCAGGCTCATCGTTAAGGCATACCGTTGACCAGAGGTGGTAATATGAGGCGTACCTGACCCTAGAAGGAGGCATCTTCTCGTTATTAGATCCGTAAGGCGGATCGTAGTATGCCAGATCAACCGCTCTATCGCTTACTAGGTCAAAGATGTCCCGACGCGATACCTCGTGCTGCTCGTGGGCGCAAAAAAGATCTGGCACTTCAAGCACGAGCTCATTAAACGATCGAGGCGACCACTCCCTGAGATACGAAGCAAAATGTCCAAGTGTGCTATCAACCCGATCTAGCGCGAGGATGAGGCTTGTGAGTGCGACCGCCCTTTCAACTCTCGTCAGATCGAGCCGATCAATCTCCTCCCGTATGGCATCTAATTTCCGAGTGTTATGGATCTGCCACGGTTTCTTGAGTCCGCCCTTCTGCGCTGCCGTCGGGTTGCCTCCATAGTGCGCTGTGAACCATCCGTCCCTAGGTAACAGTGTGTTGAGGTGTTTAATAAGTTCAATATAATCCGCTTTGCTTTTACGATTGAGCAGATAGCATACCCCGAACACCTCAGACCATGGGGCGATGTCGTTGCAAAGTACTCGATAGCCTGCTTTAGCAAACGCTTGGGACACCCGCGTCGTTCCTGAGAAACCATCTAGGACGGTCTTGGCATCGGTCTTCTTTGCCAGTTGCAATATGTGAGGCAGGAGTTTCAGTTTTGAACCTGCATACTTCACCCCTTCCGTTGTGGGCACATCAGTAATAATATCACTAAAGAGGGGTAGGGTTTTCATTATGTCGATTCATTGACTTATCAACTTGTAGGTCGAGATTCATATCTCGACACAAAAATGTCGATTTTGGAAAATCGACCTACAGAAGTCCGAAATCGTCTCACGGCGCATCTATAGTGGACCTTAGAATTAATGAGACACTCAAAACCGGTGCGGGTGAAAACCGCACCTACCGGGTAGCGCAGGTGTCTATTTATTTTTAGAATTCACTATAAATCCCACACTAGCAGAACCCCTACTCCTTACTCAGTCGCAAGACCACATGTCCAAACTCAAACGCGCCCGGCGATGAGCCGGCAAACACCTCCGCATCAAGCCCCCACGCCAATTTATATGCAGATAGAATCTGGATCATGGCGTTAGAGACATCGCCGTGGCAGAGGACTGCGACCGTGCTACCGCTGCTCGTAATTTTCGCGCCGTAGAGACCGCCGCGGACGCCCACTTTCCGAATAGACCGTACAATTTGTTCAACTTCGGGCAAACCGAGCCCGGCGCGGAAACGATTGCTCCAATCCGATGCGTACATCAGCCTTCCTGCCTCCGTGAGATGGTGATGAAGGTTCTGCGGATTGGTGTTCGCTTCCTTGAAATGCCCAACAAAGCGTTGTACACGGGCATGTTCGTAGACCGTATGTTCGACGCGGCTGCGTACACCGTACACCTTTTGAGGCTCCACGTCTGTGAAGGGATCAACTGCCTTGCCAAATCGGTCAAGGAAATCTGACCCCTTCAGCCGCGCAGGCAAGATCTTCCAGCACTTTTGACGGAACTCTCGAGTGGACAACTGACATAGAGAGCTATCGCGCAGTTCCGCCAGATCAAGGGTCTGCTGGAGGATCGTCAATCCCATAAACACCGCAGTACGCCCATCAACATAGGCTGGCCTAGTTGGGGTCCGTTGCGCTTTGCTGTGGAGGCCAATCAATCTTGTATTCGGGGGAAAGGGTACGGTTTCAAGTATCTGATCCGGTTCATTAGAGATGGAAAGCGGGATATCCTTCTGTCCAGCGGCAACAGTGATTGCGTCCACCGATTCACACGGTACGCCGACGATACGGTTCTCGACGATCTCCTCGATCCGAGCGATGTCGAGCGCGCTTAGATTGAGTTCATACAGATGATTAATCGCTGTGAGCGCCGCAACGCAGATCGCTGCGGAAGAACCGATCCCTGCCTCCGCCGGGATATTGCTCTTAACAACAACTGACACACCGTTCGACAGGGAATCGATCTGCCCCTCTTTCAGGAGCGCGAAAAATCCGCCGAGGACATATCCTACCCATGTGGCTTGTGGATTTCGCGCGAAAAGTGATTGGACCGCTTCGTAGGATTTTAGGTTTCCATCTGTGTAGAAATCGTCAATGGAGATCTGAAGGGCGGACTGATAACCGTGTAGCCCCGCGTCAAAATTTAAGGTACTCAACTGACGATCTTGCCTGGCCTGACAACCGACCACAGCGGAACGTTCAAGTGTCAATCCAAACGCATTAGCCCCACAGTGCGCCGCAATTCCACCCATCACATCGAGGCGTGCCGGTGCCCGCGTAATGATGACCCGTCCATTTTTCTGAAGTCCGTAGTCACCGAACATCTGAAAGTCCTCATAGCGCAGCATTGACTCAAATTCAAGCACCTCATAAGGCTTGATGTCGGGTCCGAAAATCTGTTCCACCTTCATCGGGTTGTTACCCTTCAGGATTTCGGGGGTCGCGTCCATAAACCGGTCTCCGATCACGAAATATACCGTCAAACAGATGGCTGCATACGAAGATGTAGAGTGTGGCAACTATTTTTCGTCATTATAATGGGGTGAGATGCCATTGTCAATACCTTTGTTGCCTTTTTGATTTACATTGTTTTTTGAAAGGAAGTTTGCTATCATTACGTTTGTTCTACAACGAATTAAGCTACGATTCTTGGAATAGATTAGACTTCACGCAAAAGGGCAAATTTATGGCACACGCATACACCCCCGGACTCAAAGTTGCGGCGGGAACCACAATACGCAACGAGCGCCGACTTCCAATCGAAGGAGAGGTGACTGTTCAAGTGGGGGATAAAATCGAGTCAGAGGATATAGTTGCAAAAGCATCTTTGCCGGGGAATGTCCAACTTGTAAATATCGCAAATCTACTGAGTATCCCCACCGAAGATATAAGGGACTACATGCTTAGCAAAGAGGGAGACCCTATCGGCAAGGACGAAATTATAGGGGAGACCAAGGGCTTGTTTGGACTGTTTAAGTCACAAGCACGCGCTCCGATTGATGGAACTATCGAAAGCATCTCCGATGTCACGGGACAGGTGATCATTCGTGAAGCACCAATCCCTGTCAATGTCATGGGCCACATTTCCGGATCAGTTGTCGAGATTATCTCCAATGAAGGCGCCATCGTCGAAGCGTATGGAACGCATATCCAAGGGATTTTTGGTGTCGGCGGGGAGACAGTTGGAGCACTCGAAGTTGTTGTGGATTCTCCGGATGCCCCATTGACCAAGGATCTTATTCAACCTGTACATCGAGACAAGATCCTCTGCGGCGGCGCTGTCGTTGGGAACGATGCAATCCAAGAAGCAATTCGGGGTGGCGTCAGAGGGATAATTGTGGGCGGCATTCACGACAGCGATCTCCGTGACTTGCTAGGATATGAACTTGGGGTCGCAATCACGGGGTCAGAGTCGCTCGGTCTGACGCTGGTCGTCACGGAAGGATTTGGAGAGATAAGCATGGCGGCGCGGACCTTCGATCTGCTCAAAGCACAGGAAGGTATGATGACTTCGATCAATGGCGCGACACAGATCCGCGCCGGCGTTGTAAGACCGGAAATCATCATCCCCGCCGAGGGGCAAGGAGACGCAGTTGACGCAGATAGCGCTGGCGATGCACTCAATCTCGGCAGCCCAATCCGCATCATCCGCGAACCCTATTTCGGACGGTTGGGACGTGTGTTCGCCCTACCAGTCGAACTGCAAGAACTTGAGACAGAAGCAAAGGTGCGTGTGTTAGAAGTTGAACTCGAAGACGGAACTAAGGTTGTCCTCCCACGAGCAAATGTAGAAATTATCGAAGTATAAGGCGTGAAACGTGATGCGTAATTGGTTCATTTAGCACCAGAGAGGTGCGATATGTGTATCAGCACCCACTAAAGCCCCGTTGCGTTTCTCTGCGTTCTCCGCGTCTCTGCCGCAAACGAGAGTTGGTTTTCTCGTTTTCCCGTTCTCTCGCTTTCTCGCCTTCCCGCTCCCACGCCTCCTCGCTTCCCCTCTTTACATTCCGCTCACCCGTTTTAACCACTCCTGAAAATTGCTCGTATGGCTGCCCGCCCAAAACAGCTTGTCGCAGGTCGGACACCGATGAAACCGATCCTGTGTGCGATAGACATACTCCGGCACAACCGATTGCACCTCCGCTTTGGGAACGGATTCGATAGGGGTATTGCAATCGAGGCATCGTGTAAAGAAGGAATTATGATCGAGTTCTAAGTGAAAGGTTTGAATGACCTGCTTGAGCTGCTCGACCGGATCTTGGCTGGTGAGTAGGAGATATCGCTCGACCATGCGACGCTCCACAAACTCCCGATCCCGCGTCAAGATTATGCGATTCTCACGCAACGCCTTGAGCGCAAGCTGCGCATCGAGCGCGGGAGATTGATAGGCTACATCGTATCCTAAAATCCGCAGCCATCTGCCAAGCTTTCCCACATTTTCGTCGGCAAGGAATTTCGGACTTGGAGCGTCTGGCATGATTGGGGAGTTCCGCCGAGGATTACTCAAAAACCTCAAATGCACCGTTTTTGACGGTAAGGACTATCGGGTCATAAACTGCCTCTCCGTTGGGGTCAAAAGAGAATTTACCCAAAACGGTGTCCGAATCCGTAGTCTTCGCTAGCTCGTCCCGAATCGCATTTGGATTGACCGATTGTGCGTTTGCAATTGCCATAGCGAGAATATGGAAGGCAGCATGAGACTGTGCCGCCCAAGCCGGTGGCTCTGCCGCGTATGTCCTGATATAACTCTCGACGAACGCTCGACTCAATGGCGTGTCAGCCGTGCTGAGCCAACCTATGGAAGTAACTGCTCCCTCGGCAGCAGCACCCGCGGCTTCCACCTCAGTACTGGTCAGTTCGGGAACAATAACGTGTATACTAGGCATGAGATCGCGTGCCTGAATCAGGATTAGAGGTATGTGGGATCCTAAAGCGGAGATAAAGAGGACATCAGGATTTAACTTCATTATCCGCGTTAATTGCGCCGAAAAGTCGGTCTCGTCACCTTCGTAGATCTCTGTCGCCACAATCTGGACACCGCTCTCAACAAGCGCAGTCCTAAACGCTTCGTCACTACGCGTAGAGTAGGTATCGCGGTGGTGATATATCGTAGCCGCCCGCTTGTAACCGTATTTCTCCTGAGTCGCCTTGACAGCAGCGGGATTAAGCACACCTGAGTTCAGTCCTGAACGGAAGATAAAATCGCCACGTGCACTCAGCCCTGGGGCAGACGAGACCGAACTAACAATGATAACACTATTTTCTTGGGCAATTGGAATTACCTGTTCAAGCTGAGTTGAAATAGCAAAACCAACGATAGCAGCCACCCCATCTTGATGAATCAATTTTTTAACCGGTTCAACGGCGCTCACGCTCTGATCATCCTCAACGATGAAGGTGATTTTGGTATTGCCGAGGATTCCTGAGTCGTTCATCTGTTTGCGGGCTAGCTCAAAGCCATTTAGCATTGACAGACCATACGGGGACGCGAATGGTCCCGTCTGAGCTATAACAACGCCAATGGGCATCTCTCTCTCTGCATCTTCCATCTCAGCCTGTGCGGCGGCGACGACAAGTTGCTCAGTTGGGTTATAGACGGAAAGCCCCACAATGAGTGCGACAATCGTCAAGAAAGACGCGACTTTGGTAAACTGTCTTATGTTCATTTTGAACCTCCTGTGATTGTTAAAGGAAAAAATAAGAGACTCAATCTTTTCTCTCATATCTTTAGCGACCTAACCACCCTGCCCCACAGTCAGCAACCGGTGAAGCGAATCACCGAGGATACGCTCCTTATCGGCATCTGGGATGAAGGTGCAATGTGTGCGGAACGCTTCAAGGGAGTGTTGGTAGGTCATGTAGGAACGAACCACAGGGTAGTCCGACCCCCAGCAGAGGCGATCCGGACCGAAATGTTCGTAAAGTGCGCGGACGATCCAGCCGGTATCCGAATAGGGGTATTCCGATGGAGCTTGAGAGACATACCCGAATCCGGACATTTTGATGTTGATATTCGGCGTGTTTGCCGA
Proteins encoded:
- a CDS encoding dihydrodipicolinate synthase family protein, whose translation is MSQQPMRGMFPVLITPFDEQDRIDEDSLRSVVEYNITAGVHGVVIAFATEIMKLTEAERLQIAKVVVDQTRGRVPVVVNTGAVSTVATVQYSQQTEDLGVTAVMCTPPAADVPVDEKKAHFKALSDAVGVPIFVQEAGTSLGGALLRQIAEECKRVRYAKVENAPPAQKVYEAIQHGGDLVTVFGGASGSFLIEELRRGSQGTMPWPSLPHAFVQVWDRWQSGDETAARKVWEREIAPILRVGGLVHKEVLYRKGIIKSPRWRSPQPAPLDDMGQRELDEVCERLGIG
- a CDS encoding DNA adenine methylase; protein product: MKTLPLFSDIITDVPTTEGVKYAGSKLKLLPHILQLAKKTDAKTVLDGFSGTTRVSQAFAKAGYRVLCNDIAPWSEVFGVCYLLNRKSKADYIELIKHLNTLLPRDGWFTAHYGGNPTAAQKGGLKKPWQIHNTRKLDAIREEIDRLDLTRVERAVALTSLILALDRVDSTLGHFASYLREWSPRSFNELVLEVPDLFCAHEQHEVSRRDIFDLVSDRAVDLAYYDPPYGSNNEKMPPSRVRYASYYHLWSTVCLNDEPELFGKALRRKDTSDTLASSVFEEFRRNDSTGRFIAVEAIEQLIQNTRARWIILSYSSEGRATAGELNEMLRDNGSLVEVVEIDYKRNVMAEMQSTYHWVRNADMPNREFLFLIETDTKN
- a CDS encoding Mut7-C RNAse domain-containing protein; the encoded protein is MPDAPSPKFLADENVGKLGRWLRILGYDVAYQSPALDAQLALKALRENRIILTRDREFVERRMVERYLLLTSQDPVEQLKQVIQTFHLELDHNSFFTRCLDCNTPIESVPKAEVQSVVPEYVYRTQDRFHRCPTCDKLFWAGSHTSNFQEWLKRVSGM
- a CDS encoding ABC transporter substrate-binding protein produces the protein MNIRQFTKVASFLTIVALIVGLSVYNPTEQLVVAAAQAEMEDAEREMPIGVVIAQTGPFASPYGLSMLNGFELARKQMNDSGILGNTKITFIVEDDQSVSAVEPVKKLIHQDGVAAIVGFAISTQLEQVIPIAQENSVIIVSSVSSAPGLSARGDFIFRSGLNSGVLNPAAVKATQEKYGYKRAATIYHHRDTYSTRSDEAFRTALVESGVQIVATEIYEGDETDFSAQLTRIMKLNPDVLFISALGSHIPLILIQARDLMPSIHVIVPELTSTEVEAAGAAAEGAVTSIGWLSTADTPLSRAFVESYIRTYAAEPPAWAAQSHAAFHILAMAIANAQSVNPNAIRDELAKTTDSDTVLGKFSFDPNGEAVYDPIVLTVKNGAFEVFE